The sequence below is a genomic window from Wyeomyia smithii strain HCP4-BCI-WySm-NY-G18 chromosome 1, ASM2978416v1, whole genome shotgun sequence.
CAGTGTATATACCGGCTTCGACTACCATCTTCCTCGCACTAGGATTAGGAGCAAAGTTTTAAATGTTTTGAGATATAATCATTAGGATCGACTTGAGTCGGTTGatgttaataaataaataaatgaataaataagaaTAATGAAACGGGGAAACAGATGAACTTGCGACTTACTATTGAAGTTGACAAATATTAATTCTGCTTAGCATCTCGTCACTTTCTACCATGCCTTCATCAACTTCAAATTAGTTTTCTTCACTTGAACTTTTTCGTCAAACAGATCCATCAATCTTGCCAATAATAAcgcatggagaaatgaaaaaaaaataaatttacaatttACGGTATAACCCTCCAGCGCATCACAATCAATTGTTTTCATCAATGTCACAAACACATATTTAATTCAAAACTAATCCACTCAGTTGTCAGGACGACCACGGACTGAATGTATTTAAAAGACCTCTAAACGATTAAACTTTGTGTCTCTATAACTGAAACAAACCGTGATATCCAAAAATTTCAGGACTTTCGGGACCCGCACGAGTCCACCACCTCTAAAACGTCTCTCGGACGACTATTACTTGGTATTGGCTACCGTTACCGTCTACTGCGCCTTCGTAGTTAACCACTTCTGACATTTGCTCGAATCTACGGACTTAGCTTAAAAGCCTTTGTCAGGATCTTTTTCTGGATTTAAGCTATCATTTTCACTCGATATGTCGACTTCGATAGTCGACCTACTACGGGACCTGCGCTCGCTCAGCAGCGACACGTCTTTGGAAAAAATGGAACTACCTCATATTATCATGtgttttttgtgtgatttgCATGAAGTGTTTTTTTACTTAGACACTTACGCTCATCCAGAACCACAAAACATTTTTTAGAATACAAGTTCAATGCGATTAAAataatagggtaatcgctccattattcatctcaacagcttggtgcacctatattcatcttatttctctcatttgttcaatttgccgtcaaatttctataaatttttgaaagtgaatctatttgcttctcaattttctcaagtggctgaagttttacgttgaaaatatggtaaaatttgacgataaattggtcTAAAAGGcgcgatgagatgaatataggtactgagatgaatttaggagcggttaccctatacCGAACAAAGTAATCTATaaattaaaacgaaaaaataGTACGAATATGGCAGAGTAATAAAACAGTAAAGATTCAGTTGCACTGTATATATTCACCAAacacaatttcttttttttcattgtttgcaACAACATTAAATATACTTTTGAAGTAAAGGAAGTCAAAGGACAAGTTATGAAAAGTACTGTTAAACCTTTAACCCACTTGGATTTGTTATCATAACTTTTTGAAATATAACTTAATTAGTGCATTGCTTTCAACTTTAATACCTTAAAATGTATATACTTAATTAAACTGCTTAATTGTTCAACATAATTGTTAAACAAAATGATATAAATGAAATAGAAAtcgttaaaaaagttttttaaccGTCCTCCAAAAACTTGtattatcaataaaacatgagaacggttttttatttatttccatttcagTTCCGATTTCCACTCACTGTCCGGTGCAGCGATATACTAGAAGCTGGTTCTTCAGAACTTCTACCACACTCATCCCAATCTAACTCTGCGCTGTTGATGATGACGGCTACAACGACATCACGTGGGTGTCGTCTTTCAACCCCCCGCACAACCGCAAAGCCAACGGATTGAACGGCATCATGAAAAAATTATgggatttttattaaaaaccaCAATTTTAACCATCCCAACCTGCGATACGACCACGCTTTGTAAATTCAATTTGCAATACTGCTGCGCCATGTTGACAAGCACATACAGGAGTAAGGACACTCGTTCCTCGTATGGCATATTCAACCCCGTACAAAAGGACACTAATCTCGGGTGGCTTTTGTGGATTCTTGGTGCAACCACAAGTGACACTGATGCTGCCACTGCCGCGACCACGATCGGGGGTCGGGTATAATTTACAGTAATCACACAGATATTATCGTAAAAAGTTACGGCCGCATCACCAATCTCGGTAAACGTTATCAACGGTGACGGAGGGAGTTTTTCGGCAACTGGTGACGTGACTGTCTACACACAATCGAAAATGGGAGGCGGGAATGAGGTTTCAAATGTCCCGAACAATTATGAAAATCGAGACACTCATTCTACGGGATGACTGTGGATTTCTTTCGATTACGTTCAATCGATTTTCATCATactaaaatgaaatttaaattcgTTCGTCAACAATGGCTTTATAATGCCAACTAACTCGTAAATTTTCCATCACTTGCTTATCGTGTGTTGCGTTGCTGTGGTGCTCAACGTTGTGGAATCACGATGTGTTATCCAATTGATAGCATTTTGCAGCAAATTTTACGACCCAATTGACTGATGGCTACAGAGCGAACAAACAAGTCTGGTTCCGTTCCGTACCATAAGGTGCACCGTCACAATAACAAACGACAACATAAACGCGCATTCGATTTCCTCCTTAGTAGGGTTTATCCATGCGGTGCGACTTATCTCTCAATTACGCGCGAAACTTGCGTGCAATGACGTGATATTCTCTAGCCTTCGAGGCACGGCTGCTGTATCCGTCGGCGAACGTGCGTGGGTGCAATTTATGAGCTATTTCCAAATGCTGCCGTCCCATCTTCTTCAATCACGCGAAGGGATCTGAAATTGGCGAAATTCGCTTCCATCATTATTTACAGCATACAGTTCCGCTTGTGTTTGTGGAGATTTGTTTTTTACGGCCGCCAAAGGCGGCAATCGTCACTCGGTGAGCGGCTGATGCTCATCACTTGAAGCCGCTGCCGCATTCGCTGCACTGTTTGTGATTTCGATGGGGTTACATTTGCAGCTTTAGCCAGACGTACTCGTTATCGACGTTGAAATCACTCTAGATGGAgatatttattgaaataaataaaaaaaaacaagttctgTACACAGGGTTCCCTAAATCTCGACAGCAGGTTCGGCTGAACGTGCGTCAAAAACTTTGGAACAGTTTCTGCAGCAGGTCGTAAAAATTGCGAAGAAAATCATAtggaaattaaacaaaatcGCCTAAAGAAGATTTGCGTCATTTGAAAattaacaaagattttttatttgtattataTTAGGCTCGAACCAACATATGAAATAACAGTTCAATTCCACAGGGgattcaaaactgtcattaAACTAGTGAACTCCAGAAGATAATCTTCTACAAATGATTTACTAATGTATATTAACAAAagcaaaatttaaataaattgtgTTTGGAGATgaaattataaaacaaaaatcacgaaggTAGACAGAATAATACTAACAAAGTTGAAGTGAAAAATAGTTAGAAAAATAATTCTATCACACGCCTCGATGCGTTACAAAACACGCAGGACAACACGTCACGCCATCACGTCTGTCTAACTTTGGAACAACCTGTTGTGAATTAATTATCATTTTTCAATTCATCAAAAGTAATAGCCCAAATAAAGTTGCGTATGTGCCAAGATAAATGTTTTGATAGACATGGCTCATGTTCGTGGGAATACGGTGAAATATTTATTAATCAATTTCCAATCTAATAATATGGAAAAACGTGGTTTATGTTGACGCCTGCACAATATCATCCGGAGTAGAAGAACATCAAACATTCTTGTTCAGGTTAGTTGACTTTCTGAAACCGACCGAAATGGTCAAGTTTAGAGCAACACTAAAGGGGATAATTCACCCGCAGTTTGGACGCCCATTTTCTGGAACACATGGAACAGATTATTTCCGTCTGCTGAGATTTGTTTTAATCATGGGAGGTATTTACATTTTTATGCAagtgttcgaaaaaaaaaaatttaccctgTCACTATCCTGTAGCGGTACATTGGGATATCGACCGGCCTTGGAAACGTGTTTGCTGGTATTCACTACACTTATTGGCAATTGTTCAATATTGCATCCTCATGATGCAAGCTGCGATAACGTTCATTCGAGGAGATGATCTATTTCTCGTAACTTGGTGGTTTATAATATCGTTCGGTTACAGCATCTGTTGGCTGTATGTATTCCTCTTTAAATTTTATCGAGCACCAATCCAAAGGACGATGaaatttttaaacgaaaatagcAATAACTCAAACGAAGCCGAACATGATTCGCTTGTTCGCGGTCAATTTCATCAAACTGTCCAGAAAGCGTGTATTGGTTTGCTGTTCATGACATTTTGTACTCAAGCGCTAATGTGGATCCCCAGCAAACAAAGGGACTCGGTTATTGACGTTCCCGAGTTTTTCGTCATGTTTGGACCGACGTTCGTTCGTGTGGGAAAAATGTTCATTCACGAACTTTACGTCACACTCTGGATGTGTCGCATCTATTTCTGCACAGTCGTATGCGCATCTTTGCTGGCAGGGCTGCGAGCTGAGTTGCTCATCATTGCTAAAAACTACAGTGGAATATTAGCTCAGATTCAGTGTAATCTATCGTCGGATGGAGCATGTCAAGAAGCAAACGTAAAGTTGTTCTGGACGACGCTAAATCAGCAAGTTGGATGGGTTGTACACCAACACGTAGAATTATTGCGGTATTTTACACACTATTTACCCAATAACCGATTGAAGAAACTCTTTGTGTATTTCAGAAACGTGGCAATCATTAAACCAGCCCTGGAAATGGTATTTTTGGTCATGTACGTACGAATGATTGTGTGCCTAGGACTAATGAGTTTTATTGCGGTGAAGGCTGGAGTATCACCAGTAACTGCAATAATTCTGACAGCGGTTATCGGGTATCTTGCCGAATGCTACTGGGCTTGCCGTTTGGTTGATTCCTTTCAAGATATTGTGAGTTGAAAGTTTTATAAGAGTTGCAGTTGACGAGAATCTGTTTTTCTTTCCAGAACAATCAAATTATGAAGGACGCTTATGAAGTTTGCACTATCTTGCCCTTCAGTAAAGCTCATCGCAGTGACTACATCAAAATGCGCACTTCATTGATGATTATTCACCTTTGTACCTCTAGCAGCCTCAAAATCAGCTGTGGaggtttttttcaaatgacGTCCAGAATATTCGTTCGGGTGGTCAATACGTCGTACACTGTCATCACTTTCCTAACGCAAATGAGATAAAGTTTTGATCAGAATTAAATATAATTGAAAGTGAGGAAGAAAAATCTAACTGTGAAGCACTACTCTTTATTCAACGTTGCTATACGTTCGCTTTAAttcaaatctaattttatttgatatttttaatttttatttcaactgaaCAACACTGTAAACACAGATTTTGctttagagctcaaactgggaaAAATGGAAGAATATAGCTTTTAAGCTATTCCGGTGAATTTTGATGACAATGGCaatgataactttttcagagacttaaatgagctttcccgtaagcaaacgtagaagtgacgaacccggtgaacaattactctgcggcatTTTGACGCACTGCTGCATTTACTAGGGgcaacttttttcaattctaggGCCAGCTTTTTCGACCAGTTTAGTCAATTatatagataataattttaacaCTGCTCGGTATCAAGTTCTTTGGCAAAATTATAGATATATATGGTGgaatataaaacattttatttattacgAATGCTGTCATACGTCTATTTCAACCGAGGTTCTTCGAATTGATGGAAGTAATTCAGGATTTGGCGAAAAATAATACGCAATACATGTATGTCATAATTTCGTgagttcagttttttttatattttaacaggCAGGAAACAGGAAAACCATTCTTCACACAAACTTATCTCTTATTTATTTTATGCTGATTTAGTTGCCATCGTAAAAATTTTGCACAATTTTCCAACAATTTGTTGTCattgaaaacagtctaaaaACCTGACCGTTTGAGTCTTTATCATAGCGTAGTAATGATGCAAAGTAAATGTTTAACTACTTGAACTTTTCTTGGAGGCGCTGAGAAATACCGTTTGTATTTTACTGGATTCGAGGACTCGTGTAACACGGTTGATGTTATAAACAGTACTATCTTCGTTTCTGAGACGTATTTAGAATGTTCACATACCCATAATATGACTATAtccggaaccgggatgatgtTCAAAGACAAAGACGCTATTCTGGAATCCAAAATGTCGATTTCCAGCTCCtggaaaattgccaaaaatggTCAACACTCAATTCGGCTATTTCCACCGGGAACTGGGATTATGCTCAAAAGGCTGGGATTCAACTTTAAAACGGCATTCAAAAATCTAAAGTGGTTGAATAAGCAATGAAAAATAACAATTCAATCAAAGAAACACAACacatctttttgcctttctcctagaaaggtatagcaatcacttgcaaaaccgaaagtataaaagtgctccaaagggccgaatggcatatatcactcgactcagctcgacgagctgagcattttctgtatgtatgtgtgtgtgtgtgtatgtgcagatttttattctcactcacttttctcagagatggctggaccgattttcatgaaattaattgcaaatgaaaggtctcgttgttccataagacccaattaaatttcattgtattcgaatttttagtttagaggttatggttcaaaatgtaaaaatcatgaaacatcatcatctcaaaaactacacaaccgatttgaacaaaattgatttcaaatgaacgggctacctgaaatacccttagcttttgaatttcataataattgaacttgtggttcaaaagctatagcaagaaacgtgttttgaagactacttaatctcactcatgtttctccgagatggctgaaccgattttcattaaatcagtgtcaaatggaaggtctagttgcctcataaaactctattgatttg
It includes:
- the LOC129716697 gene encoding uncharacterized protein LOC129716697; this encodes MKFLNENSNNSNEAEHDSLVRGQFHQTVQKACIGLLFMTFCTQALMWIPSKQRDSVIDVPEFFVMFGPTFVRVGKMFIHELYVTLWMCRIYFCTVVCASLLAGLRAELLIIAKNYSGILAQIQCNLSSDGACQEANVKLFWTTLNQQVGWVVHQHVELLRNVAIIKPALEMVFLVMYVRMIVCLGLMSFIAVKAGVSPVTAIILTAVIGYLAECYWACRLVDSFQDINNQIMKDAYEVCTILPFSKAHRSDYIKMRTSLMIIHLCTSSSLKISCGGFFQMTSRIFVRVVNTSYTVITFLTQMR